Proteins encoded within one genomic window of Manduca sexta isolate Smith_Timp_Sample1 chromosome 18, JHU_Msex_v1.0, whole genome shotgun sequence:
- the LOC115452494 gene encoding uncharacterized protein LOC115452494, with product MSFAEDCDYLAYYCMKAYKTGELCGRTIYYRYWNFINYCMLDYVNCMERYEVWQVAHMGECFNVTAMDDYMHYEYMDDRFLDQYYVIQH from the exons ATGTCTTTTGCTGAGGATTGTGACTATCTGGCATATTACTGCATGAAGGCTTACAa AACCGGCGAGTTGTGCGGGCGGACCATTTATTACCGGTATTGGAATTTCATCAACTACTGCATGTTGGACTACGTCAACTGTATGGAGCGATATGAAG TCTGGCAAGTGGCACACATGGGCGAATGCTTCAACGTAACTGCGATGGATGACTATATGC ATTACGAGTACATGGATGATCGTTTCTTGGACCAGTACTACGTCATACAACATTAA